From one Eucalyptus grandis isolate ANBG69807.140 chromosome 9, ASM1654582v1, whole genome shotgun sequence genomic stretch:
- the LOC104418286 gene encoding LOW QUALITY PROTEIN: cytochrome P450 71AU50 (The sequence of the model RefSeq protein was modified relative to this genomic sequence to represent the inferred CDS: inserted 1 base in 1 codon), whose product MAWIWITLTFALIAHLLLRASLWKTKSKKKLPPGPRGYPILGNLPLLGQNPNHDLHKLAQKYGPLMYLRLGFVHTIVVSSPEVAEQFLKTHDLVFASRPPHEASKHISYEQRSLAFAPYGPYWRNIRKMCTLELLSNAKINSFKSMRREEVGLLVNFLKDAAHDHTAIDLSSKISSLSADMSCRMVFGKKYMDKEFDERGFKAVIQEFMVLGATPNIGDYVPYLARFDLQGLTKRMKAVSKVFDAFFEKIIDEHMKSKKEEGESKDFVDVMLGFMGLNEGEYHIDRPHIKAIILDMLLGSMDTSATAIDWAMTELVRHPSAMKKVQDELEKAVGMNRAVEESDLEGLHYLDMVIKETMRLHPVAPLLLPHEATEDCTVNGFHIPLKSRVIVNVWSIGRDPKVWTTHNPGEFIPERFLGLSMDVKGRDFQLLPFGAGRRGCPGXQLGLTVVRFVLAQLVHCFDWDLPAGISPSELDMTEEFGLTTPRAKHLVVMPQYRLSE is encoded by the exons ATGGCTTGGATATGGATAACACTCACCTTCGCTTTGATTGCTCATCTCTTATTGCGAGCTTCGCTATGGAAAACAAAGAGCAAGAAGAAATTGCCTCCTGGTCCAAGAGGGTATCCAATTCTTGGAAACCTCCCTTTGTTAGGACAAAACCCTAACCATGATCTTCACAAATTAGCTCAAAAATATGGACCCCTCATGTACTTGCGCCTCGGGTTTGTGCACACGATTGTCGTCTCATCGCCCGAGGTAGCCGAACAATTCCTCAAGACCCATGATCTTGTTTTCGCGAGCCGGCCACCTCATGAGGCCTCGAAGCACATCTCTTACGAGCAAAGGAGCTTGGCGTTCGCGCCGTATGGCCCATATTGGAGGAACATCAGAAAGATGTGCACTTTGGAGCTACTTAGCAATGCAAAAATCAATTCCTTTAAGTCCATGAGAAGAGAGGAGGTCGGCTTGCTTGTGAATTTTCTCAAAGACGCGGCTCACGACCACACAGCCATTGACTTGAGCTCGAAGATCTCTTCGCTAAGCGCCGATATGAGTTGTCGAATGGTCTTCGGAAAGAAGTACATGGACAAGGAGTTTGATGAGAGAGGGTTCAAGGCCGTGATTCAAGAATTCATGGTGTTGGGCGCGACACCGAACATCGGTGACTATGTTCCTTATTTAGCACGATTTGATCTTCAGGGGTTAACGAAACGCATGAAAGCCGTGAGCAAAGTGTTCGATGCCTTCTTTGAGAAGATTATTGACGAGCACATGAAGTCTaagaaagaggaaggagagagcaAAGATTTTGTGGATGTTATGCTGGGCTTCATGGGATTGAACGAGGGAGAATACCATATCGACAGGCCCCATATCAAAGCCATAATTCTg GACATGTTGTTGGGTTCGATGGACACTTCAGCGACAGCAATAGACTGGGCAATGACCGAACTTGTAAGACATCCTAGTGCAATGAAAAAGGTCCAAGATGAACTAGAGAAAGCCGTGGGAATGAACAGAGCAGTAGAGGAATCAGATTTAGAGGGCTTGCACTACTTAGACATGGTCATCAAGGAGACCATGAGGCTTCACCCAGTGGCTCCGCTTTTGCTTCCCCACGAGGCGACTGAGGACTGCACAGTGAACGGCTTCCATATACCCTTGAAGTCAAGAGTCATCGTGAATGTGTGGTCCATTGGAAGGGACCCAAAAGTGTGGACCACTCACAATCCGGGAGAGTTCATACCTGAAAGATTCTTAGGGTTGAGCATGGACGTTAAGGGGCGTGATTTTCAGCTCCTACCGTTTGGGGCAGGCCGCCGAGGATGCCCGG TGCAGCTTGGCTTGACTGTGGTGCGATTTGTGCTTGCTCAACTCGTACACTGCTTTGATTGGGACCTTCCTGCTGGCATATCACCAAGCGAGCTCGACATGACTGAGGAGTTTGGGCTCACTACTCCTAGAGCTAAGCATTTGGTGGTCATGCCTCAGTACCGTTTGAGTGAGTGA